The following coding sequences are from one Chiloscyllium punctatum isolate Juve2018m chromosome 48, sChiPun1.3, whole genome shotgun sequence window:
- the map2k1 gene encoding dual specificity mitogen-activated protein kinase kinase 1: protein MPKKKPGPIQLHPSPDGSALNGTTSAETNLEALQKKLEELELDEQQRKRLEAFLTQKQKVGELKDDDFEKISELGAGNGGVVFKVSHKPSSLIMARKLIHLEIKPAIRNQIIRELQVLHECNSPYIVGFYGAFYSDGEISICMEHMDGGSLDQVLKKAGRITEQVLGKVSIAVNKGLAYLREKHKIMHRDVKPSNILVNSRGEIKLCDFGVSGQLIDSMANSFVGTRSYMSPERLQGTHYSVQSDIWSMGLSLVEMAIGRYPIPPPDAKELEQIFGCHMGEDPSSSESNPQPSGRPGSSFGGDCRPPMAIFELLDYIVNEPPPKLPTGVFSEEFQDFVNACLIKNPAERADLKQLMAHAFIKRSEAEEVDFAGWLCTTIGLKQPSTPTHTPTV from the exons GACAAACCTGGAAGCTCTGCAAAAGAAGTTAGAGGAGCTTGAGTTGGATGAACAACAGCGCAAACGTTTGGAAGCATTTCTGACCCAGAAACAGAAAGTTGGCGAGTTGAAAGATGATGACTTTGAGAAGATATCGGAACTGGGAGCAGGAAATGGAGGAGTCGTTTTCAAAGTTTCTCACAAACCATCCAGCCTTATAATGGCCCGGAAG CTAATTCACCTGGAGATCAAGCCAGCTATTCGGAATCAGATAATCCGAGAATTAcaggttctacatgaatgtaacTCTCCATATATCGTGGGATTCTATGGAGCTTTCTACAGTGATGGAGAGATCAGCATCTGCATGGAACACATG GATGGTGGATCACTGGATCAGGTGCTTAAAAAGGCTGGAAGAATTACAGAGCAAGTCCTGGGTAAAGTGAGCATAGCT GTGAACAAGGGATTGGCATATCTGCGAGAGAAACACAAGATCATGCACCGAG ACGTTAAACCTTCAAACATCTTGGTGAATTCCCGTGGTGAAATCAAACTTTGTGATTTTGGGGTTAGTGGGCAGCTGATTGACTCCATGGCAAACTCCTTTGTTGGGACAAGATCTTACATGTCA CCTGAAAGACTCCAGGGGACACATTATTCTGTTCAATCCGATATCTGGAGTATGGGGCTCTCTCTGGTGGAGATGGCCATCGGAAGGTATCCAATTCCTCCACCTGATGCTAAGGAGCTCGAACAGATCTTTGGCTGTCACATGGGAGAGGACCCTTCATCCTCAGAGTCAAACCCACAGCCTTCAGGACGTCCAGGGAGTT CTTTTGGTGGTGATTGTCGACCTCCAATGGCAATATTCGAATTGTTGGATTACATTGTGAATGAG CCACCTCCTAAATTGCCAACTGGAGTATTTAGTGAAGAATTTCAGGACTTTGTGAATGCATG tttgatAAAGAATCCTGCGGAAAGAGCAGACCTGAAGCAGCTTATG GCTCATGCTTTCATCAAACGATCAGAGGCGGAAGAGGTGGATTTCGCAGGTTGGCTGTGCACGACTATTGGCCTGAAGCAGCCAAGTACACCAACGCATACTCCTACTGTATAG
- the rpl4 gene encoding large ribosomal subunit protein uL4, which translates to MACARPLITVYSDKGAVSGKNVVMPAVFKAPIRPDIVNFVHTNLRKNSRQPYAVSADAGHQTSAESWGTGRAVARIPRVRGGGTHRSGQGAFGNMCRGGRMFAPTKTWRRWHRRVNVTQKRYAICSTLAASALPALVLSKGHCIEEIPELPLVVEDKIESYKKTKEAVLMLKKLKAWNDIKKVYASRRMRAGKGKMRNRRRIRRKGPCIIYNANNGVVRAFRNIPGITLLNVNKLNILKLAPGGHVGRFCIWTESAFRKLDELYGTWRKPSKWKVGYNLPIHKMTNTDLSRIMKSPEIQKALRPPNKKIERRVLKKNPLKNLRIMMKLNPYAKTARRRAILLQERNLKANLEKKQKAAA; encoded by the exons atg GCTTGTGCTCGACCGTTAATAACAGTGTACAGTGACAAGGGAGCAGTATCAGGCAAAAATGTTGTCATGCCTGCTGTTTTCAAGGCTCCCATCCGGCCGGATATTGTGAACTTTGTTCACACAAATCTACGCAAAAACAGCAGACAGCCATATGCTGTAAGTGCAGATGCAG gtcaTCAAACTAGTGCTGAATCGTGGGGTACTGGCAGGGCTGTGGCTCGTATTCCCCGTGTACGGGGTGGTGGCACGCATCGTTCTGGCCAGGGTGCTTTTGGAAAT ATGTGCCGTGGTGGCCGTATGTTTGCTCCTACAAAGACTTGGCGCCGTTGGCACCGCCGAGTGAATGTGACCCAGAAGCGATATGCCATCTGTTCAACTCTGGCTGCGTCAGCCCTCCCTGCTCTGGTCTTGTCAAAAG GTCATTGCATTGAGGAAATCCCAGAGCTCCCACTTGTGGTTGAAGATAAGATTGAGAGCTACAAAAAGACAAAGGAGGCTGTTTTAATGCTAAAAAAGCTGAAAGCCTGGAATGATATCAAAAAG GTTTATGCTTCCCGACGTATGCGTGCTGGCAAAGGTAAAATGAGGAACCGCCGTCGTATCCGGCGCAAGGGCCCATGCATTATCTACAATGCGAACAATGGTGTTGTAAGAGCTTTCCGAAACATCCCAG GCATAACTCTTCTCAATGTCAACAAGTTAAATATCCTAAAACTTGCTCCTGGTGGCCATGTTGGACGATTCTGCATCTGGACAGAGAGTGCCTTTCGCAAGCTGGATGAGCTATATGGAACTTGGCGCAAACCTTCCAAATGGAAGGTTGGATACAA CCTTCCTATTCACAAGATGACAAACACAGATCTGAGTCGTATCATGAAGAGTCCGGAAATCCAGAAGGCTCTTCGTCCTCCAAA CAAAAAGATTGAGCGCAGAGTCCTTAAGAAGAACCCGCTGAAGAACTTGAGGATCATGATGAAACTGAATCCATACGCCAAAACTGCACGGCGTCGTGCAATTCTCCTGCAGGAACGGAAT CTCAAAGCCAATCTGGAAAAGAAGCAAAAGGCAGCAGCATAA